Genomic window (Longimicrobiaceae bacterium):
CGCCCGCGCTCCCGCGGCGGCGAAGGCGCGTGCGCCCGGGGGAGAGAGGCTCGCGGCCGGGGTGCCCTCGTCCACCTCCGGGTCGGTGTAGCGCGCCTCGCCGCCCAGGGTGAGCGCCACCGCGTCGCCGAGCGGGAGCACGAGACCGGGCTGCAGGAGGAGCTGTCGCGACCACACCACGTAGTCTTCTGGCTCCAGCCGGGCCCCGGTGCGGTTGCCGAAGCCGTAGAAGGCCGCCGCCTCCAGCCCGGTGGCGGACGCGAGAAGCCCGGCCACCGCGTCGCTTCCCGTGCGGCGGAAGCGGCCCAGGTACTCGACCCCGAAGCGGGAAGAGTGGAGCGGCGCCCAGAGCGCCCGCACGGACTGCAGGGATGCCCAGGGGTGGCGCCGGAAGCCGTAGCGCGTCCGGGTGGGTCCGCCCCCCACCACCAGCTCCGCGAACGGGCGCCAGCTCACGAACGGGGTGAAAGGCGAGAACTCCGCGCCCCAGTCGCGCAGCGGGTCGGCGCGCGGGTCCAGGCTCTTTTCGGGCCCGCGGTACTCGCGCGTGTCCACCGCCGTCCCGGGGCCGCGGGCGAACCGGTTGTCCCCCCTCGCGTCGTGGAACACGGTGCGGCCGCTCCGTCCGCGGTCCACCAGCCGGTCGTCGCCCCCGCCGCCGACGATCCGCACCAGGATGTCCGACCCATCTCCCTCCACCACCGCCTGGTCGTCCCCGCCGTGTAGGAAGAGGCGGACCTCCTCCGTCTCGCCGGGGAGAAGGAGGCGCTCCCGGTACGGCTCCCCCCGGGGCTCCGCTCCCGCCCAGATGCGCACCCGCACGGCACCGCCGGGGAGCCGTTCGACGAGGGCGTAGTCCTGCTCGTCGGTCCCCCGGATCTCGGGTGCGACGGCGAGGCGCGCGTAGAGAGTGCGCGCGGCTTCGGGGAGGGCGTCGCGGCGGGCGCGGAGGATGCGCCGGAGGTCGGCTCCAACGATCCCCTCGTACTCCGGCGGGAGCCGGTCCACCGCCTCGTCGATCACCAGGTCGGTGAGCGTGCCCCGGAGCGCGAGCGCCGCGGAGTCCCAGGCGCTCCCGGGAAGCGCCCCCAGAAGCAGGCGGTCCAGCACCTCCGCGTTGTACACCAGGCCGGAGATGGTCCCCCTGTACTGCTCCGTGAAGCGGTTGGCCTGTGGGACGAACCTGCCGGCCGGGCGGACCAGCAGCCCGTCGTAGTCCACCAGGACGTAGTCCCGGTCGCGGGGGATGGGGCGCCAGAGGTGGCGGTCGCCGCCCAGCTCGAA
Coding sequences:
- a CDS encoding BamA/TamA family outer membrane protein, encoding MRLDRALSCGLALVLAGGPSLAAQGARADTATVVAGARYAAGSLEEALLGRSYRDLWTTPVRIPVLPLDTLGGLTPTELGGGNQTISLVLMAPGGREYRFRLVDKDPGRSYGPDLKHTLVHDVMQDQVSSLNPAGALVADRILDAAGLLHASPRLYVMPDAPALGEHRALFAGKLGLLEERPDEVEGRVPGIPGAVEVEGTEDFLEALEETPRHRFAEREYLTARLVDLFLGDWDRHADQWRWARFELGGDRHLWRPIPRDRDYVLVDYDGLLVRPAGRFVPQANRFTEQYRGTISGLVYNAEVLDRLLLGALPGSAWDSAALALRGTLTDLVIDEAVDRLPPEYEGIVGADLRRILRARRDALPEAARTLYARLAVAPEIRGTDEQDYALVERLPGGAVRVRIWAGAEPRGEPYRERLLLPGETEEVRLFLHGGDDQAVVEGDGSDILVRIVGGGGDDRLVDRGRSGRTVFHDARGDNRFARGPGTAVDTREYRGPEKSLDPRADPLRDWGAEFSPFTPFVSWRPFAELVVGGGPTRTRYGFRRHPWASLQSVRALWAPLHSSRFGVEYLGRFRRTGSDAVAGLLASATGLEAAAFYGFGNRTGARLEPEDYVVWSRQLLLQPGLVLPLGDAVALTLGGEARYTDPEVDEGTPAASLSPPGARAFAAAGARAGVVVEQVDDPALAREGFRAELGGAVFPLVAEADGGTAAGFGRVGAVASGYLSPLEGGPTLALRAGGEKLWGRFPFQYAAFVGGSETLRGYSRHRFAGDAALHGTAELRQVLTRLELVTRGDLGVVALADAGRVWHDGRSEGGWHTALGGGVFFSSLGRTLTVTYARGERGILYAGLALPN